The proteins below are encoded in one region of Triticum aestivum cultivar Chinese Spring chromosome 1B, IWGSC CS RefSeq v2.1, whole genome shotgun sequence:
- the LOC123128221 gene encoding trihelix transcription factor ASIL1, with protein sequence MSSSSSLKQDDVPSSPELPPLAAPGIAAAAAAAAAAASSGGGGGGVGAGGGSGRRLPPPCWTHEETLALIEAYRDKWEALKKGNLRAADWDEVAGAVTARCGRFPTATYKSGVQCRHKIEKLRKRYRAERTRSMGRSKGPKWPFFPLLHDLAGGGVPDASPNPIIKIKPRGNATPASPSPVSSPSSEDAGRSRSLHGLISNGGGGSGLRFTIPKASRTKPGVPREARPDRDRGEEDPEAEAMAEVASALRAVGEGFLRMEERRLELSLQMEKERMESEMKRTQALLDAQQLFVEAFLGKQQPHHKKLVSSAAAMEED encoded by the coding sequence atgtcctcctcctcgtcgctcaAGCAGGACGACGTCccctcctcgccggagctccccCCGCTGGCCGCGCCAGGCatcgcggcggcggccgccgcggccgcggccgccgcttcgtccggcggcggagggggaggggtaggggcgggcggcggctccgggagGAGGCTGCCCCCGCCGTGCTGGACGCACGAGGAGACCCTCGCGCTAATCGAGGCGTACCGTGACAAGTGGGAGGCGCTCAAGAAGGGCAACCTGCGGGCGGCAGACTGGGACGAGGTCGCCGGCGCCGTCACCGCCCGCTGCGGGAGGTTCCCCACCGCCACCTACAAGTCCGGCGTGCAGTGCCGCCACAAGATCGAGAAGCTCCGCAAGCGGTACCGCGCCGAGCGGACGCGCTCCATGGGGCGCTCCAAGGGCCCCAAGTGGCCCTTCTTCCCGCTCCTCCACGACCTCGCCGGCGGCGGGGTCCCCGACGCCAGCCCCAACCCCATCATCAAGATCAAGCCCAGGGGAAACGCCACCCCGGCGTCCCCTTCCCCCGTGTCGTCCCCCTCGTCCGAGGACGCCGGGCGGAGCAGGAGCCTCCACGGCCTCATCTCCAACGGCGGGGGCGGCAGCGGGCTGCGCTTCACCATCCCCAAGGCTTCGCGCACCAAGCCGGGGGTCCCGCGGGAGGCGAGGCCGGACCGGGACAGGGGCGAGGAGGACCCGGAGGCggaggccatggcggaggtggcgtcGGCACTGAGGGCCGTCGGCGAGGGGTTCCTGAGGATGGAGGAGCGCAGGCTGGAGCTCTCGCTCCAGATGGAGAAGGAGCGGATGGAGTCGGAGATGAAGCGCACCCAGGCGCTGCTCGACGCGCAGCAGCTCTTTGTCGAGGCGTTCCTCGGCAAGCAGCAGCCGCACCACAAGAAGCTGGTCTCCTCCGCCGCTGCTATGGAGGAGGATTGA